In Molothrus ater isolate BHLD 08-10-18 breed brown headed cowbird chromosome 7, BPBGC_Mater_1.1, whole genome shotgun sequence, one genomic interval encodes:
- the SUMO1 gene encoding small ubiquitin-related modifier 1: protein MSDQEAKPSAEDLGDKKEGEYIKLKVIGQDSSEIHFKVKMTTHLKKLKESYCQRQGVPMNSLRFLFEGQRITDNHTPKELGMEEEDVIEVYQEQTGGHSTV from the exons GAAGCAAAACCTTCAGCTGAGGACTTAGGAGATAAGAAAGAAGGGGAGTACATTAAACTCAAAGTCATTGGGCAG GACAGCAGTGAAATTCACTTCAAGGTGAAAATGACAACACACCTCAAGAAACTCAAAGAATCATACTGTCAAAGACAG ggTGTTCCAATGAATTCACTCAGGTTTCTCTTCGAGGGTCAGAGGATTACTGATAATCATACCCCCAAGGAG ctggggatggaggaggaagaTGTGATTGAAGTTTATCAGGAACAGACGGGGGGTCACTCAACAGTTTAG